The nucleotide sequence tattcgaaatcataggtcataggtcaaattttggtgaaacttatgaagttaatcatttttgttacaaaaacatcatttaatgaccatttttctaaaaatacttatactatgaattaaatcatgaaatttttatgtgttaacatattcataagaaatatcatttttccagaatataaacctccaattcaaagttcaagatggtttttaattatccaacccaaaacagcccccggttgcactccgacgtcataaaaacagttttttaaggtattctttgaaaaaccaagttataccttgttaaattagcatatatttaagttatattacaggtcttgaagtattttaaaagttaagttagaaggatctatttagtttgcaaacaagtttgaaatcattcaaactatgtttttgttgttaaaattgtataccatacaataagatagctatatatatatgaatcgaataaggttatgaacaaagttactacctcaagttacttggacaagattgctgtaaaagaggagtaaaaacctagaaccaaaagagtgatgaaattggatgaaagattggaagcaacttaagacataaacttgaattgaaagttgtatttttctagtgtttttgttgatctttttatggtggtgtttaaggtgattcttgagaggatttttgctggagttcttagagagacatgaggctagtaagtgtgtgtgtttagctagagaaatgatgttccaaaaattgaaaatggatgcatgtatttatggtggtgtaaaaggtgtataaatttgtaattttgtgaaaagatcttttaatcatgtgaaattgtcatactaaataacaaaggtagttaccttatacataaggcatgaacaagggctggttggtggtgatttgatgtgtatataccaatagtaaatacgtatagaagctaggtatgatacgagtacatatactctagatatacgtatagaaatcttgtgaaaaatggaatgaggattcaaatatagctatcttttgtgaatatacttatattgttttatgtatttaagtctttaaaagtgattaaatacattatatatacgatatatgtataaacattataggtcgtaagtatttatgtcaaataacgttacgtatagttatcgttttgaaagcttaagttagtagtttcaaaatatacttataacttattgttattaatacaaaatgagatatttaaacatccttaaatcatgttaaatatgtatatatacatatatatacacaaacgtataattaacatatattgtatagttcgtgatatcatcggtcaaactagacggttaaacgttatgtaaaactcttttcaaaatcataaatctcaacaatttagattgcttatcatgttggtaagttttaatttatgtaaatattaatcttataagtgtaaaatgatcggaaaaatccgggtcgttacagtacccacccgttaaagaaatttcgtcccgaaatttggtagaggttgtcataaataacaataggaatgttttcatgacgaatatgaggtattaatagagttttatcattattggaagatatggataaaacgattcggtcatgtgaagcgcacgagtgaagctatcacaaaagaatgaaatgagtgaatatagaattgttttaaccgatgtcgagattaggattgatttccagaatttaagggatttaaagaaaatcttatgtaataagatttggttctttgatgatttagaaaacaggatctcctttgatttaatgcgataatctgtttcgatttctttgtcggatatttcactataaatccacctccttccctttcttacttccatacctcacatctcttactcttcctcctctaattcataccttaaggtatcctttaaaatgcttcatcccgttctgatttttgttatacttctaactttcatatctttcattcttctctttcatctaccgctagaagaatctattcacttttatgattttcttggaattataatgtttctaattctcccgtgtctttacgtcgccatacgtattgatacacacggtttgtagtttctgggtggttattgggtttgatatctttccttatatttcgatgctcctgcttctgttttccataatcattgtcatccatagttaatactctctcctatttgctgtaatctataccccaatttctattttgggactttgtcccttcgtttcttcttcccgtccttgagtcaagcgatcaatagttcgaaattcgtaggtataaaattcggaatgaacatagctaatgctctaagaaaggaatggtaatggcacgattttgatttgtcaaattaccagaatatccaggaaaatagaactatcaagatgatttgttcttaatatgtttcggaattggatagaatgtaaaagtcgtgtaacatggcacatgatgacggtactgtgaatcatcatattccattagaaacttaacatgacttactgtaatataatgaagttgatcaagtttcattatattatactagttcatgcatcagttcccaacactgcttcagaacattcctattttaaacttgaaggatttagaaactaacacagtttcctttatattgtaacgcagatattacagagagataaatgatttcagataaggatagtggtgaaaatatcttcagaaatattgaggatatttataatgaaagatatgataatatcttggaatttctaatgtcgaaggatgatgatgaagattgacccgtaagggtttagattcagaagcaaggtgtttgctacagaatcgtcataattctttatgtacaagtttagtccttgtaacttgttcagagtctccttcatggtttgttcaatccggttttcagtaccaattttctatcgagcgttcctaacacttccttcttttatcatcaacatttggtcattaagaccttctacaacatgctgcttcgtcagtattttcaaagttatcggatctgggtcattggttatcaaaccaagatggtttaaggagaattgtatttttagatgattaaacgctgatggtaatatgatggaatataaaaggttctccggtaacgatggcgaaagaacaacgtatatatatatatcgagattgtaataagagtagtcttactgagatatcgaagtggagctgtgacaaaattagttaattgaaaaggaatcgcgtgattgtttttgctaatggatgataaggaattcgatgcggatacgttttaactataacttcgagttcaaaaatttttaggtgcataactgtatgcataaatctttattccgtagacgaggtgcggctggttgaacttctcgatcgagatgttttcaagaatcatgaaaagttgtgaatgcgaattgtaatcgtcaagatacaaatgaggtttaaaatagaatcaagtggcaaacttgaaggattgtttagtttcatatgtaataatcatcattttaactcatttttaattgtccaaagttagcagtccaatagtccgattgtccaatggttcaataaattcatatatgaactaaatatataatattcgaattacttaatacgtatcgtgacccgtgtactggtctcggtgtcgatcacaactcaaagtatatatatattttggaatcaactccgaccctgtatagccaactcccaccttcacatatagagtgtctatggttgttccgaaatatatatatagatggatcaatatgataagtcgaaaccttgtatacgtgtctcgttatttaaaatgcgtaaaataaataaatatatatcatgacccattatacaacgtgttgtctcagaattaatccgacgtgttgttgtacatgtgtcccgacggtatgtaaagtacagaaattaaaattgcaagaatgtaaattgcgataaattaaatattaatcagttagctgggaacagttagtcggaacagttagcgtgtaatcctatcacaatttcaattaattaattcatctgtttctaacaatttttattttgccaatgtttcttcattatgccacttgttggattcggataggtaaaaatccaaatatgaaatttaaatggaaatggttaatctggggtgaacggatacgtatatcggtaattgtaagtaggataataaatgatcgttgaatcagattcgaagaatgtacagtgtaacttgttaatgtgaattctaaatattccttgggtactacccacccgttaaaatattttcatcattaacagtttgtacgaatgaaatttttaattacaatctttatgaaaatatatttgcatatatattttcttcggaggtaactatgaatttaatgagtcaataaaatattcaactcatttgatttatcgttattactagattacataatctccaaaacattagagattacataatcgtcatgtcgaacgaagaacgatacgtaaagaagaggtaatcggtgtagaatgatatgtagaacaaagatcatattcgaagttcagatgatgatgttgaggtacgtggtgcggatgtgattgttggtggtggtaatgatacggttggtgttgatgctgatgatgtcgttgacgtcgatgatgctactggtactgaagattgcgaggttgatgttgttaacggtactggttatgttgctggtgctgctgctggtgtttgtaaccttcgcaccgtattctccaaagccgtcacacgagagcgaagttcgttaatttctgctagtacaccaggatgattggcggttggagtgagcgaatgaacaagatccgaaatatgggataggatataatcgtgacgagatactcgagaaatgagagagaaaatggtttctcgaacaggttcgccggtaagtgcttcaggttcgtcgccaatggggcaattcggtgggtgaaagggatcaccttcttcttgtctccaataatttagtatactacgaacccatccccaattcatccagaatagatgatgagaaattggttgatccattccagtgacgctgccttcggagcccgaatggaaatccatatcagcgtagctgtcggagtcggaggaattcgaactggacgcggagttcatcttgtacagtcggggaaatgaatttttggtttggaatagattataggagttgggtttggtattcttcaatacataatttacatatgtatttataatactcaaaatcccgtgaattacggagaatctttgaaattcgtcaggcaatgtctatagcaacagatacgctaggatacgaattttgtctatacactatcgatgcaccaaatgcagtaagacgtttctagacttaagaatactaagcaggcaattcttaaggatgataagcagatgattttcgactagatatgataagcaaaacttttgacatgtagacacggtcaaagtccagactcactaatgcatcctaacaactaccagttagacacactaatgcaaggcctggttcactaagaccaacgctctgataccacatgaaacgacccgacccaatccatagggatgaatacaataacatatgataacattgtgaggtacttgacctctatatgatacattttacaaacgttgcatttattcttaaaaggcaaactatcattacatcaatatttgacattttcgtctaacatttcataatatccaaatgacctaatctgtcatttacttatttatattctctattgaactccaatgactcgaatgcaacgtctttgtatcatggcttaaaaggtcccaagtagtatccttaacatgagctaatgcacagcggaagacttaattcatacttgagaataacatgctttaaaacgtcaacataaagttggtgagatatataggtttgatgctagcagtgttataacaatggaacacaagatttcatatataaacattttaataaaaatattctaagtggttgagcacttggtaaccatacttaacatttaatcacgtcgcatattccctttattatgaaatcttactacaccgtaccaaggtgtagtcacgaaacgaagtactgtgcaaccgttgaatactggtcgtccagtccggttggggttgtcaggcccgatagatctatcaacaggattcgcgtttacaataccgctgtaaatattagttaccaagctacagggaagtatgccagtggtacaactcaacgtagaatatatttttcagttacttgtgtccatagcgtaaaacataaaatacatgtattctcatcccgaaatatttagagtttaaaagtgggactatatactcacttttgtcttgaagatatgtaatttcgacttggtctccgattgatatcacgaacctatccatatataatatatcaataccttttctttttaaacaatcgtcacatatatatacttataatacttttaatacttttaataattccttagtccgtagttagcagtccgatgttagtaattcaattttaatggttcatatttagttgtttaataaacccccaatgaaataaataaaacccccatcgtatatgtattggtcgagattaatcttgacccatggtaccggtgttgtcaaatgacgtgttgcgtacataaagtaccggtgttgtcaaatgacgtgttgcgtacaatcatgggatcttatgattaatcttctcgtattgtttacgggtgatcctgaaccatataaaattaaattatgagtacatatgtataaaatatcatgttactttaggaagatgtgatttatttaattttctccaattattttcgtggctaaactagtcttggatatccgattttgttttggtcataatttcttcgttacaactccgttttcgttgattcaactttccacttccttggatcgagtccctctttaagaatatgaactgtaaataccttagtttgtattcgaaatcataggtcataggtcaaattttggtgaaacttatgaagttaatcatttttgttacaaaaacatcatttaatgaccatttttctaaaaatacttatactatgaattaaatcatgaaatttttatgtgttaacatattcataagaaatatcatttttccagaatataaacctccaattcaaagttcaagatggtttttaattatccaacccaaaacagcccccggttgcactccgacgtcataaaaacagttttttaaggtattctttgaaaaaccaagttataccttgttaaattagcatatatttaagttatattacaggtcttgaagtattttaaaagttaagttagaaggatctatttagtttgcaaacaagtttgaaatcattcaaactatgtttttgttgttaaaattgtataccatacaataagatagctatatatatatgaatcgaataaggttatgaacaaagttactacctcaagttacttggacaagattgctgtaaaagaggagtaaaaacctagaaccaaaagagtgatgaaattggatgaaagattggaagcaacttaagacataaacttgaattgaaagttgtatttttgtagtgtttttgttgatctttttatggtggtgtttaaggtgattcttgagaggatttttgctggagttcttagagagacatgaggctagtaagtgtgtgtgtttagctagagaaatgatgttccaaaaattgaaaatggatgcatgtatttatggtggtgtaaaaggtgtataaatttgtaattttgtgaaaagatcttttaatcatgtgaaattgtcatactaaataacaaaggtagttaccttatacataaggcatgaacaagggctggttggtggtgatttgatgtgtatataccaatagtaaatacgtatagaagctaggtatgatacgagtacatatactctagatatacgtatagaaatcttgtgaaaaatggaatgaggattcaaatatagctatcttttgtgaatatacttatattgttttatgtatttaagtctttaaaagtgattaaatacattatatatacgatatatgtataaacattataggtcgtaagtatttatgtcaaataacgttacgtatagttatcgttttgaaagcttaagttagtagtttcaaaatatacttataacttattgttattaatacaaaatgagatatttaaacatccttaaatcatgttaaatatgtatatatacatatatatacacaaacgtataattaacatatattgtatagttcgtgatatcatcggtcaaactagacggttaaacgttatgtaaaactcttttcaaaatcataaatctcaacaatttagattgcttatcatgttggtaagttttaatttatgtaaatattaatcttataagtgtaaaacgatcggaaaaatctgggtcgttacacttTAAGCACATGATTTTTGTTGTGATTGTTTAATATGTGCTTTTTATCTTCTGTATGAGTTGCACATTTGTTGTTCTTAAATCAGATTGTATCTATAAGTTTTGTTATTACCTTTTAGGTtttatcaatcacatgtgattattacaAGAAATCACTTTCGAATACACATTTAGCTGTTATATTTGCTTCTTTAATCACATGTTATTCGTTGTGATTGTTTAATATGTGCTTTTTATCTTTTGTATGAGTTGCACACCTTTTAGGttttattcaatcacatgtgattatataatAAATCACTTTTGAAATCTGTTAACAAATGTTATTTGCTTCTTTAATCACATGTTATTTGTTGTGATTGTTTAATATGTGCCTTTTATCTGTGTATGAGTTGCATATCCGTTGTTGCTAAATCAGAGTGTAAGTATAAATTTTGTGAGTATCTTCTaggttttttcaatcacatgtgattatacaaGAAATCACTATGGAATTCACATTTAGCTGAAAATGATATCACCTTTGATTTGTTTTGTTCAATGTTACTGATTTACTTTTGTAAATCACATTTTTCAGGTAAAAGAAAACACCAGTCTGTTACCAATGCCGTTGATAATCCCAAACAGAAACACAAAGTTAAGAATGTTCCTTCTGATGATGAAGTTGAGTCTAAGCTACCTGCTCTTAGGCTAAGGACAACACCGGCGCAGTTTGCAAAGGTGATGTGTTCGTTGACCCCCGAACAAAAAGTTTGTGTCACGAGACTTGGGTTTCGTTCTTTAATTGGGTTTAATATAGACCAATTGCCGGGTAATCTTGTTTACTATGTTGTTGACAATTTCGATGGTGATGAGATGATAATAAAGACTCAAAAAGGAAACATTAAGGTTGATTCCCAAGCTGTCCACGATGTGTTTGGACTCGAAGATGTTGGTACTGATATAGACACCTTGGAACTCAAGCTTGGTAGTCTTTTTGTTCAAAATTGGTTGAATCAGTTTCCACCACCCCCGTTTGTCACCCGTTCATCTTCACTGTGTTCTAAGATCCTAACCTCAACGGAAGTTGACAGTATCTTTCAGATGAACTTTATCATGTTGTTTGCAAGCACGATGGTGTCATGTGAAAGAAATGGAAAAGTGAGTTCGTATGTGTTGATGAGGTTGTCTGACGATGTTGATATTTCAAGTATCAACTGGTCCATGTTTCTTCTTTCTTCATTGAAACATAGCAAAATTGGATGGAACAGaaatgatcccaactgtttctacaCCGGTGCTGCTACTTTTCTCACCGTGAGTTATCTTTTCATTATCTATATATCATATATGATTTTCAACAATCTTTTTTACGAATTGGTTTGATAACTATGATTTTTTTTCGTGTTTGTTTCTTAGCTACTCTATCTCGACCGTACAAAGTTTGATTCTTTTCCTGTTGTTCGTGGGCGTCCAGTTTTCAAGAACTGAAAAGGAGCCATTACTGTTCGTGCAAAGAAAGAGGCTGAGCTTGGATCATTTGGGCTGTTGGAACTTGCAGATGAATATGACGAAGAAGCAGAAAATGGGGAGGGTTTTCTCAAACTTGAAGATGAGGATAAGGCTGATCTGCGTGCGAttgaggtagttttttttttttttttttatataattcaaACACCTGTTTTTACTAATTAAATCATGCTGTGTTAGTATGATTTTTTGTATATAATCACCTGTGATTGAATTTTTGTATACAATCACTTGTGATTTTAtgataaaatcacatgtgattgatttTTTGTATACAATCACCTGTTTTCACTAATTAAATAATACTTGGTCTGATTATACATTcagtaaataatattatattatgcgATAACTTTGAtctttttttataactattctaAGCTTTTTGCACATTATATGCAGGGTTATTGTGAAGTTATCGAGGAGAAGTTTAAATTGGTCAATGAGTTGAAGCATTTTTTTATCACGGACAATACGTGAAAGTTTGTCCAAGTACCCAGATGAGAAGATATTGATATCTTATGAAAAGAAGTTGAACGAAGTCTTTAAAATGGATGTGTGTGATGTGAAGACTGACGATGAGATGGAGGATGAGTCAGAGGGAAAAGACGATGATGATGTCAACAATGATGAGTCAGAGGGAAAAGACGATGATGATGAGAAGAAGGCCGAGTCAGAGggaactgatgatgatgatgacgacgatgatgatgatgagaagaaTGCTGAttcggagaaaaaagatgatgaatgtGTTGATGTAAACAAGGTTGAGTCTGAGAAAAAGATTGATGATGGGCAATCCAAGGCTGATGATGATGTGAATGATGAGCAAGAAGTTAATCTTGATTCCGATGATCCAATTGTTCCAGTTGTGACAGAAGTTGTAGGTCCAAAGGTTGCTGAGAAAGATGTTgacaaagatcaaaatgaagaagaGTACACATCTTTgacacaatggtttaacaacaacgTTAATGAGGTCGTTGATATTTGTGAAATTATATCTTTACTTAATGCACCAACAAGCCTTACATGGTTACCTGTTCATAATACTCCAACAATGATGAATTTAACACCACCTACTTTTCATCTCTTATCTCAGGAGGATAAATATGAGAACAAGGAGTATGATGAAGCTGTGAAATTGTTAGACAAGGGCAAGTTGGCAAGCAGCCCTGAAGTTGGAAAAACGTTACCAAAACAAACGGCTGTCCAGTCAAAGAAATTTTGTAAAAAAGCTATAAAGAAAGATCGGACAATCGTTCTTAGATCTGCTTATATCAACAAGCTGACTGTTGTGTCTGACATTCTGACAAACTCTGAGCTTATTTTGGCTATGGAATTATTTTTGATGAAGCTTAGCCCTTCGTGAGTTTTCTAAAATTTTTACTTTTAATACATACAAATCCTTCTGCTTTAtaagccaatcacatgtgattatattatgaaatcacatgtgattttattatgaaatcacatgtgattatattcTGAAATCACATGTATTAAACTAACCCCCCCCCCCTTTTTTGTTTGTTAGTGAGACTGTTTTTGAATCAAGAAAAGGCAGCATGATACACCGTCTTAGTTTGGAATCACTTTGCCCCGATGTTTATGTTGAGGCTAGTGTAATTGATTTATGGAGCTTTATACTGAACGAAGAGTAAAAGTACAGAGGACAATCTAGCCCGTCTAGGTTTTTTTTTCCCTTCTTCAATCATTGTAAGTTTTATCGTTTAAAAATTTTTATGTACTATATTAGCTTACTGTTTCTATCTGTGTGTTATGGTTCTTAATACTTAGTCACATGTGATTGTtatatataatcacatgtgattgttatatatataatcacatgtgattattatagatataattacatattattgttatatatgatCACATGTGTTATTTTATTTACAATATTCTTACTTGTATGACAACAAGAACATGAAAAAAGAAGATAAGCTGATGATAATCAAAGAAAGTGCTAATGCTTGGTTTCGATTTTTTCCAAAGCTTGCGTCACTCTGAAAAGTTGATCTTGTATGTTATTTCTGGCTTACATTTGTAGGTCTATTTGCCTTtatatcataatcaattatttatgttctaataatttctttc is from Rutidosis leptorrhynchoides isolate AG116_Rl617_1_P2 chromosome 10, CSIRO_AGI_Rlap_v1, whole genome shotgun sequence and encodes:
- the LOC139871368 gene encoding uncharacterized protein, which encodes MAKSEHSLIKKSSSAEKHVPANKKAPAKTTGKRKHQSVTNAVDNPKQKHKVKNVPSDDEVESKLPALRLRTTPAQFAKVMCSLTPEQKVCVTRLGFRSLIGFNIDQLPGNLVYYVVDNFDGDEMIIKTQKGNIKVDSQAVHDVFGLEDVGTDIDTLELKLGSLFVQNWLNQFPPPPFVTRSSSLCSKILTSTEVDSIFQMNFIMLFASTMVSCERNGKVSSYVLMRLSDDVDISSINWSMFLLSSLKHSKIGWNRNDPNCFYTGAATFLTLLYLDRTKFDSFPVVRGRPVFKN